A genomic stretch from Thiomicrorhabdus sp. includes:
- the rpsI gene encoding 30S ribosomal protein S9, whose translation MATEQYYGTGRRKSSVARVFLRAGSGKMTVNGRDINEYFARETDLMVINQPLEATESLEKFDAVITVVGGGTTGQAGAVRHGLSRALVAYEEGNRAALRARGLLTRDARQVERKKVGLRKARRRPQFSKR comes from the coding sequence ATGGCAACAGAACAATACTACGGAACAGGTCGTCGTAAAAGCTCAGTAGCGCGTGTATTCTTGCGTGCCGGTTCTGGGAAGATGACGGTTAACGGTCGCGATATTAATGAGTATTTTGCTCGCGAAACAGATTTGATGGTCATTAATCAGCCTTTGGAAGCAACCGAAAGCCTTGAAAAATTCGATGCAGTGATTACTGTCGTCGGTGGCGGTACTACGGGTCAGGCCGGTGCTGTTCGTCATGGTTTGTCGCGTGCCTTGGTCGCTTATGAAGAAGGTAATCGTGCTGCGCTACGCGCTCGCGGTCTATTGACTCGTGATGCGCGTCAAGTTGAACGTAAAAAAGTCGGTCTTCGCAAAGCACGTCGTCGTCCGCAATTCTCAAAACGTTAA
- the rplM gene encoding 50S ribosomal protein L13 — MKTFVAKPAEIKRDWYVVDAEGKTLGRLAAEIASRLRGKHKPEYTPHADCGDYIVVVNAEKIAVTGNKRKDKMYHHVTGYVGHLKSTNFEKLMDKAPNRPLEFAVKGMLPKGPLGRAMFKKLKVYAGTEHPHTAQQPKALDI, encoded by the coding sequence ATGAAAACATTTGTTGCAAAACCAGCCGAAATCAAACGTGACTGGTATGTTGTGGATGCCGAAGGTAAAACTTTGGGTCGTTTGGCTGCTGAAATCGCTTCGCGTCTGCGCGGTAAGCATAAGCCTGAGTATACTCCTCATGCGGATTGTGGCGATTATATTGTTGTCGTTAATGCTGAAAAAATTGCCGTTACCGGTAATAAGCGTAAAGATAAAATGTACCACCACGTAACAGGGTATGTTGGTCATTTGAAATCAACTAACTTCGAAAAGTTGATGGATAAAGCGCCTAATCGTCCGCTTGAGTTCGCGGTAAAAGGTATGTTGCCAAAAGGGCCTCTTGGTCGTGCAATGTTCAAGAAGTTAAAAGTCTATGCAGGAACCGAACATCCGCATACGGCTCAACAACCAAAAGCATTAGATATCTAA
- a CDS encoding TorF family putative porin produces MKKAFTLKSLLASMAIAGATSMSIAPATAQAGVSANVGYVSNYVFRGIEQTESGSASAGLDYEGESGLYAGTWVADVETGLEYDFYAGWAGDITEGVSLGVGATYYGYTESAFDDPYKEVNLSIGFGDFTIGYDKGVWMSTASGDTDYDHLYASVAFGDFGLTIAKMDGDTDTSKDALYYADLGYSFELAAGLDGAVNYVYVTPEDKNVGGIDQSFLVLGLSKSFDIM; encoded by the coding sequence ATGAAAAAAGCATTCACATTAAAATCTTTACTGGCGTCTATGGCAATTGCTGGAGCAACTTCAATGTCAATCGCTCCTGCGACTGCTCAAGCGGGTGTTTCCGCGAATGTTGGATATGTTTCAAACTATGTTTTCCGTGGTATTGAGCAAACTGAATCAGGTTCCGCTTCAGCCGGTTTGGATTATGAAGGTGAATCTGGATTGTATGCAGGGACTTGGGTTGCGGATGTTGAGACAGGTCTGGAATACGATTTCTATGCAGGTTGGGCTGGTGATATCACGGAAGGTGTTTCTCTGGGTGTAGGTGCGACTTACTACGGCTACACGGAAAGTGCTTTCGATGACCCTTACAAAGAAGTTAATTTGTCGATTGGTTTTGGTGATTTTACCATCGGTTATGACAAAGGGGTCTGGATGAGTACTGCGTCGGGCGATACGGATTATGATCACTTGTATGCTTCTGTTGCCTTTGGCGATTTTGGTCTGACGATTGCCAAAATGGATGGTGATACGGACACAAGCAAAGACGCGCTTTATTATGCGGATCTTGGTTATTCTTTCGAGTTGGCTGCCGGCTTGGACGGTGCGGTGAACTATGTTTATGTAACGCCTGAAGACAAAAACGTCGGTGGGATCGATCAAAGCTTCCTGGTGCTTGGTCTGAGCAAATCCTTCGATATTATGTAA
- a CDS encoding winged helix-turn-helix domain-containing protein, whose translation MSRKVKAANQIPGEAYSEKIHARFWFAGENEGYVGIGRIQLLEQIVVCGSISQAAKAMGMSYKKAWKLVEEMNSMYGEPLVIKLQGGKDGGGTVVTERGKSVIQAFRELEKELVVFLQQMQQKHLSGNV comes from the coding sequence ATGAGTAGAAAGGTAAAAGCAGCGAATCAGATTCCGGGCGAGGCATACTCGGAGAAAATCCATGCGCGATTCTGGTTTGCGGGAGAGAATGAGGGTTATGTTGGAATTGGCAGAATTCAGCTTCTGGAACAGATTGTTGTGTGTGGTTCGATCAGTCAGGCAGCAAAAGCGATGGGAATGTCTTATAAAAAAGCCTGGAAACTGGTGGAAGAAATGAACAGTATGTACGGTGAACCTCTGGTTATTAAGTTGCAGGGCGGTAAAGACGGTGGAGGAACCGTTGTGACTGAAAGAGGGAAATCGGTGATTCAGGCCTTCAGAGAGTTGGAAAAAGAGCTTGTTGTATTTCTGCAACAGATGCAGCAAAAGCATTTGTCTGGAAATGTCTAA
- a CDS encoding DUF2892 domain-containing protein, whose product MNVGTLDRIIRIVLGLALMALAYTGVIGNWGYIGIIPFITGLIKWCPLYTLIGIQTCPLHSTVKRD is encoded by the coding sequence ATGAACGTCGGAACACTTGACCGTATTATTCGAATTGTACTGGGGTTAGCCCTAATGGCACTTGCATACACAGGCGTAATCGGAAACTGGGGATATATCGGAATTATTCCGTTCATCACCGGTTTGATTAAATGGTGCCCGCTTTACACCCTGATCGGAATTCAAACCTGCCCTCTGCACTCAACCGTCAAACGCGACTGA
- the nrdA gene encoding class 1a ribonucleoside-diphosphate reductase subunit alpha: MTNQNILVTKRNGSKEPIDLEKIHRVITWAAEGLENVSVSEVELRSHIQFYDGITTSDIHETIIKSAADLISERAPDYQHLAARLAIFHLRKKAFDRFTPPTLFEHVNKMVRSGMYDPQIIEDYSKQEIDELDAYVQHDRDMNFSYAAVKQLEGKYLVQNRVTGKIFESPQFIYMLIPMCLFSHYPQESRLQYIKDFYDAASLFKLSLPTPIMSGVRTPTRQFSSCVLIECGDSLDSINATSSSIVKYVSQRAGIGVNVGRIRALGSEIRGGEAFHTGMIPFIKHFQTAVKSCSQGGVRGGAATLFFPIWHLEVESLVVLKNNRGVEENRARHLDYGVQINKLMYQRMIEGGNITLFSPSDVPGLYEAFFADQDEFERLYKIYEADESIRKKTVKAIELFTQIAQERAQTGRIYIQNVDHCNTHSPFDPTQAPVHQSNLCLEIALPTKPLESIEDPNGEIALCTLSAFNLGALENLAELETLSDLIVRALDSLLDYQDYPVEAARHASKGRRTLGVGVTNLAYYLAKNHAKYSDGSANNLMHKTFEAIQYYLLKASNLLAQEKGACEYFQETTYAQGLLPIDTYKKEIDGICDEPLHLDWEALRETIQTHGLRNSTLTALMPCETSSQITNSTNGIEPPRGYVSVKASKDGILKQVVPGFKEHRDDYELLWQIPDNKGYIQLVGIMQKFVDQAISANTNYDPAKFTDDRVPIKVVLQDLLYAYKMGLKTLYYHNTRDGADDGQDDDGCAGGACKL; the protein is encoded by the coding sequence ATGACTAATCAGAACATTCTCGTCACCAAACGCAATGGTTCCAAGGAGCCGATCGATTTAGAAAAAATCCACCGCGTCATCACCTGGGCAGCGGAAGGATTGGAAAACGTTTCCGTTTCCGAAGTTGAATTAAGATCACATATTCAATTTTACGACGGCATTACGACATCGGACATCCACGAAACCATCATCAAATCCGCCGCCGACCTGATTTCGGAGCGCGCACCGGACTATCAGCACCTGGCTGCCCGTCTGGCTATTTTCCACCTGCGTAAAAAAGCCTTTGATCGTTTCACCCCTCCGACGCTGTTCGAACACGTTAATAAAATGGTGCGCAGCGGCATGTACGATCCGCAGATTATCGAAGACTACAGCAAGCAGGAAATCGACGAACTGGATGCGTATGTTCAACACGACCGGGACATGAATTTCAGCTACGCCGCCGTCAAACAGCTGGAAGGAAAATATCTGGTACAAAACCGGGTAACCGGCAAAATTTTCGAAAGCCCGCAGTTTATTTACATGCTGATCCCGATGTGCCTGTTCTCGCACTATCCTCAAGAAAGCCGACTGCAATACATCAAAGACTTCTACGACGCAGCTTCTTTATTCAAACTGTCGCTGCCAACGCCGATCATGTCCGGTGTGCGCACGCCGACCCGTCAGTTCAGCTCCTGTGTTCTGATCGAATGCGGCGATTCTCTGGATTCGATTAATGCGACCTCTTCCTCGATCGTCAAATACGTTTCACAACGGGCGGGAATCGGGGTAAATGTCGGACGTATCCGTGCGTTGGGAAGCGAAATTCGCGGAGGCGAAGCTTTCCACACCGGAATGATCCCGTTTATCAAACACTTCCAGACGGCCGTCAAATCCTGCTCTCAAGGCGGTGTTCGCGGTGGAGCTGCCACTCTTTTCTTCCCTATCTGGCACTTGGAAGTCGAATCGCTGGTTGTCTTGAAAAACAACCGGGGCGTGGAAGAGAACCGTGCGCGTCATCTGGATTACGGCGTGCAAATCAACAAACTCATGTACCAGCGCATGATCGAAGGTGGAAATATTACCCTGTTCAGTCCATCCGACGTACCAGGGCTTTACGAAGCCTTTTTCGCCGACCAGGACGAATTCGAACGCCTGTATAAAATCTATGAAGCGGACGAGTCCATCCGCAAGAAAACCGTCAAAGCGATCGAACTGTTTACACAAATTGCTCAGGAGCGTGCGCAAACCGGCCGAATCTATATTCAGAACGTCGATCACTGCAATACGCACAGCCCATTTGACCCAACGCAGGCTCCGGTACATCAATCCAACCTTTGTCTGGAAATTGCTTTGCCGACCAAGCCTTTGGAATCGATTGAAGATCCAAACGGAGAAATCGCTCTGTGTACTCTATCCGCGTTCAACCTCGGTGCTTTGGAAAATCTGGCGGAACTGGAAACCTTGTCCGACCTGATTGTCCGTGCACTCGACAGCCTGCTTGATTACCAGGATTATCCTGTCGAAGCTGCCCGTCATGCCAGCAAGGGCCGTCGTACACTGGGCGTAGGCGTAACCAACCTTGCCTATTATCTAGCGAAAAACCACGCCAAATATTCGGATGGTTCGGCAAATAATCTGATGCACAAAACTTTTGAAGCAATTCAATATTATCTCTTGAAGGCTTCAAACCTTCTGGCTCAGGAAAAAGGCGCTTGCGAATACTTCCAGGAAACGACCTATGCACAAGGTCTGTTGCCGATCGATACTTATAAAAAAGAGATCGACGGTATTTGTGACGAACCTCTGCATCTTGATTGGGAAGCACTACGTGAAACCATTCAGACGCACGGTCTGCGCAACTCGACGCTGACCGCCCTGATGCCTTGCGAAACGTCGTCGCAAATCACCAACTCAACCAACGGTATTGAACCACCGCGCGGTTATGTTTCCGTCAAGGCGTCCAAGGACGGCATTCTGAAACAGGTTGTTCCCGGCTTTAAGGAACACCGTGACGATTACGAACTGCTCTGGCAGATTCCAGATAACAAAGGCTATATTCAACTGGTCGGTATCATGCAAAAATTCGTCGATCAGGCGATTTCCGCCAACACCAACTACGACCCGGCAAAATTCACAGACGATCGAGTTCCGATCAAAGTGGTTCTGCAAGACCTGCTGTACGCATATAAGATGGGGCTTAAAACCCTGTATTACCATAACACCCGCGACGGTGCGGACGATGGTCAGGATGATGACGGATGCGCAGGCGGTGCCTGTAAGCTGTAA
- the cysQ gene encoding 3'(2'),5'-bisphosphate nucleotidase CysQ has translation MDLTPSVLRQFLPALAEISCAAGNEIMRIYQNHLCHDCEVEQKSDGTPVTEADKRADQMISEHLARLTPDIPIISEESVFEVPFEKRHAWSRYWLIDPLDGTKEFIEKTGEFSVNIALIDRHHPCLGVVYAPASEDLYLAVKGEGAYKLSAAPRFLDQQQGRLSEASLFADLKPISCDRVDQNRPMRVAVSRRHGALSQRYFSAFDRVHKIKMGSALKTCLVAEGRADVYPRFGPTSLWDTAASQCVLEAAGGAVLNAAGHALEYVQTESLLNPFFIAVGDPDYPWPTFPEVL, from the coding sequence ATGGATTTAACGCCAAGCGTTTTACGACAATTCTTGCCCGCTCTTGCGGAAATCTCCTGCGCTGCCGGTAATGAGATTATGCGCATTTACCAGAATCATCTTTGTCACGATTGCGAAGTGGAGCAAAAAAGCGATGGGACGCCGGTTACTGAGGCGGATAAGCGTGCGGATCAGATGATCTCGGAACACCTGGCACGTTTGACTCCGGATATTCCGATTATCAGCGAAGAGAGTGTTTTTGAGGTGCCGTTTGAAAAGCGTCATGCATGGTCGCGTTATTGGCTGATTGATCCGCTTGATGGGACCAAGGAGTTTATTGAAAAAACAGGTGAGTTCAGCGTTAATATCGCCCTGATCGATCGCCATCATCCTTGTTTGGGGGTTGTGTATGCGCCGGCTTCCGAGGATTTGTATCTGGCGGTAAAAGGCGAAGGGGCTTATAAATTGTCTGCGGCGCCGCGTTTTCTGGATCAGCAACAGGGACGCCTGTCGGAAGCATCGCTGTTTGCGGATCTGAAGCCGATTTCCTGTGACCGGGTTGATCAGAATCGCCCCATGAGAGTTGCCGTCAGTCGTCGGCATGGGGCTTTGAGCCAGCGCTACTTCTCCGCGTTTGACAGAGTACATAAAATCAAGATGGGGTCGGCGTTGAAAACCTGTTTGGTGGCAGAAGGGCGAGCGGATGTTTACCCGCGCTTCGGGCCGACGTCATTATGGGATACGGCGGCATCGCAATGTGTTTTGGAAGCCGCCGGAGGTGCCGTGCTGAACGCCGCCGGGCATGCTCTGGAATATGTGCAGACCGAATCGCTGTTAAACCCTTTTTTCATCGCGGTCGGCGATCCGGATTATCCCTGGCCTACATTTCCGGAAGTGCTGTAG
- the nudE gene encoding ADP compounds hydrolase NudE, whose product MSKKTPLILSENIAAQSRIFTVQSQQLEFSNGVQVTYERLLGSPEGAVLIVPVTDQGDLLLIREYGAGVGRYELGFPKGKVDPGETWQLAAIRECQEEVGYVPSEVRLLDSVSLAAGYMTHLTHIILATGLKPQNADGDEPEPLEVVPWKLREWPELLSHPEFTEGRAYAALLLLLKELQLQT is encoded by the coding sequence ATGTCTAAAAAAACGCCTCTTATTCTATCGGAAAATATCGCGGCCCAGTCGCGGATTTTTACCGTGCAGTCTCAGCAGTTGGAATTTTCCAACGGGGTTCAGGTAACCTACGAGCGTTTGCTTGGCAGTCCGGAGGGTGCTGTATTAATCGTGCCGGTGACCGATCAGGGGGATCTTCTGCTGATCCGTGAATATGGCGCGGGAGTTGGACGTTACGAGCTGGGTTTCCCCAAAGGCAAGGTTGATCCGGGAGAAACCTGGCAGCTGGCAGCGATTCGCGAATGTCAGGAAGAGGTTGGTTATGTTCCGTCCGAGGTGCGCCTGCTGGATTCGGTCAGTCTTGCGGCAGGTTATATGACCCATTTGACGCACATTATTCTCGCCACCGGTCTCAAGCCGCAGAATGCGGATGGGGATGAACCGGAGCCGCTGGAGGTGGTTCCCTGGAAGCTGCGAGAGTGGCCGGAGTTATTAAGTCATCCGGAATTCACCGAAGGGCGTGCTTATGCGGCCCTGTTACTGTTGCTGAAAGAGTTGCAACTTCAAACCTAA
- the yrfG gene encoding GMP/IMP nucleotidase, with translation MLPMHTAVNKPEWNKIETVLLDMDGTLLDLHFDWHFWMEVIPQAYADKNALPLDESKRLIHEKIHSQTGTLNWYCLDYWSETLELPIAELKRELRHQIQVHPEVIDFLQSLQKLDKTVIMVTNAHRDSLAIKLEMTEIGSYFDHLFSAHDFGLPKEDIRIWEEIRKQVNYNPKTTILIDDNLTALRTAREFGIAYPLCATFVSPKLERIDPQEFAHFSRYSEIMP, from the coding sequence ATGTTGCCAATGCACACCGCCGTAAACAAACCGGAGTGGAATAAAATCGAAACCGTTCTTCTGGATATGGACGGCACCTTGCTGGATCTGCATTTCGACTGGCATTTCTGGATGGAGGTTATTCCTCAGGCTTATGCCGATAAAAACGCCCTGCCGCTCGATGAGTCCAAGCGCCTGATCCATGAAAAAATCCATTCTCAGACCGGCACTTTGAACTGGTATTGCCTCGACTATTGGAGCGAAACACTGGAACTGCCGATTGCCGAGCTGAAACGTGAGCTGCGCCATCAAATTCAAGTTCACCCAGAAGTGATCGACTTTTTGCAAAGTCTGCAGAAACTCGACAAAACCGTCATTATGGTAACCAATGCCCATCGCGACAGTCTGGCCATCAAACTGGAAATGACCGAGATCGGCTCTTATTTCGACCATCTGTTTTCCGCACACGACTTTGGGCTGCCGAAAGAAGACATCCGAATCTGGGAAGAAATCCGCAAACAGGTCAACTACAACCCGAAAACCACTATTCTCATCGACGATAACTTAACGGCTTTGCGTACTGCCAGAGAATTCGGCATCGCCTATCCGCTGTGCGCGACCTTTGTCAGCCCGAAGCTTGAACGCATTGATCCGCAGGAATTCGCACATTTCTCCCGTTATAGCGAGATCATGCCGTAA
- the tmpT gene encoding thiopurine S-methyltransferase, with protein sequence MDERAVMEADFWIERWQKNQIGFHLDQVNGFLRRHWPALGLKAGDRVLVPLCGKSLDLLWLSQQGHEVVGVELSEKALRDFVAENALQAKVCDFHGLCAYHAENMTLLCADLFHMTQAHTEGVKGVYDRAALIALPPSMRQDYAHLMRELLPAGCVYLLVTMEYDQALLDGPPFSVTESEVKQLFAKAADFKLLEAEAFQRRGVDVIEKTWLIRF encoded by the coding sequence ATGGATGAGAGGGCGGTAATGGAAGCGGATTTCTGGATCGAACGCTGGCAGAAGAATCAAATCGGGTTCCACCTGGATCAGGTGAACGGTTTTTTACGCCGCCACTGGCCGGCGTTAGGGCTGAAGGCTGGGGATCGGGTTCTGGTTCCCTTGTGCGGTAAGTCTCTGGATCTGTTGTGGTTGTCGCAACAGGGACATGAGGTGGTTGGCGTGGAGTTGAGTGAGAAAGCGCTGCGCGATTTTGTCGCTGAAAATGCCTTGCAGGCCAAGGTTTGCGATTTTCATGGTTTATGTGCGTATCATGCGGAGAATATGACGTTGCTGTGCGCCGATCTGTTTCATATGACGCAAGCGCATACAGAAGGCGTTAAGGGCGTGTATGACCGCGCGGCTCTGATTGCGTTACCACCGTCCATGCGACAGGATTATGCGCATTTGATGCGGGAGCTGTTACCTGCGGGCTGTGTCTATTTGCTGGTTACCATGGAGTATGATCAGGCTTTGCTGGATGGTCCGCCGTTTTCCGTAACGGAGTCGGAAGTGAAGCAATTGTTTGCCAAGGCCGCCGATTTTAAACTTCTGGAGGCGGAGGCTTTCCAGCGCAGAGGGGTGGATGTGATCGAGAAAACCTGGTTGATTCGTTTTTAA
- a CDS encoding protein disulfide oxidoreductase: MTSLEKQPSFWQKNWVKNLLTFGLFITILLILRPYMQGDVIQGKAPDLKLTSLSGQSIDLYKELAEGEPVLIHIWATWCPICKFSRDSVESLSEDHKVISIVTQSGNSAEIQAYVQEHQLNPDHLFIDADGKLMQLFGAKGVPADFIIDEEGNIDFVEVGFTTSLGLKLRLWMAAF; encoded by the coding sequence ATGACCTCACTAGAAAAACAGCCGAGCTTCTGGCAAAAAAACTGGGTTAAAAACCTACTTACTTTCGGGCTATTTATCACGATTTTATTGATTCTCCGTCCCTACATGCAAGGAGACGTCATCCAAGGCAAAGCCCCCGACTTAAAATTGACCAGCTTGAGCGGGCAGTCGATCGACCTCTACAAAGAACTCGCAGAAGGCGAGCCCGTCCTGATCCACATCTGGGCAACCTGGTGCCCGATCTGCAAATTCAGCCGCGACAGTGTCGAATCGCTTTCCGAAGACCATAAAGTGATCAGCATCGTGACTCAATCCGGCAATTCCGCGGAAATTCAAGCTTACGTTCAAGAGCATCAACTGAATCCGGATCACCTGTTCATCGATGCCGACGGCAAACTGATGCAGTTGTTCGGCGCCAAGGGCGTTCCAGCCGACTTCATCATTGACGAAGAAGGCAATATCGATTTTGTCGAAGTCGGCTTCACCACATCTCTCGGCCTGAAACTGCGCCTGTGGATGGCGGCATTTTAG
- the chrA gene encoding chromate efflux transporter, with protein sequence MRILEIFWRFFVLGLSSFGGPAAHIGYFRQAFVEKRHWLDADHYHRLVALSQFLPGPGSSQVGFAIGLHRAGLAGGLSAFIAFTLPSFLLLYALALGIHTQQIFDLYGLFHGLKLLALIVVLDAILNMWQNFCTQRLPRTIALITTALLLVLPSFYTQVFLLLIMAFFGAFFLQPASAMPSVKSNQPSFSSNVWLMLALLLFALSFIHWPTAALNIFADFYQAGSLVFGGGHVVLPLLQQTLGEYIDSDSFLTAYAAAQAVPGPMFTLAAYLGAESLPISPLKGALIATLAIFLPGFLLVLALHAHWNTLANKTPFAGAMLAVNASVVGFLLAALIQSIVPGALLSGVDLLAAAVGFYLLTVRKISVFLLIMLFSAYGTLSHLIQTTLPE encoded by the coding sequence TTGCGGATATTGGAAATTTTTTGGCGTTTCTTCGTACTCGGTCTCAGCAGCTTCGGCGGACCGGCTGCTCATATCGGTTATTTTCGGCAAGCTTTTGTAGAAAAACGGCATTGGCTGGATGCCGACCATTACCACAGACTGGTTGCCCTCAGTCAGTTTCTTCCCGGACCGGGTTCCAGTCAGGTCGGCTTTGCCATTGGTCTGCATCGTGCCGGGCTAGCGGGAGGGTTGAGCGCCTTCATCGCTTTTACCCTGCCCTCATTTCTCCTGCTCTACGCCTTGGCACTTGGCATTCACACCCAGCAGATCTTTGACCTTTACGGCCTGTTTCACGGCCTAAAACTTCTGGCCCTGATCGTTGTGCTGGATGCCATTCTCAACATGTGGCAAAACTTCTGTACCCAAAGATTGCCTCGGACAATTGCACTGATCACCACAGCGTTGCTGCTGGTTTTGCCCAGCTTTTACACTCAGGTGTTTCTGCTCCTGATCATGGCTTTTTTCGGCGCGTTTTTTCTCCAACCCGCATCCGCGATGCCGTCAGTCAAAAGCAATCAACCGTCTTTCTCCTCAAACGTCTGGTTGATGCTGGCACTCCTGCTGTTTGCATTAAGCTTTATCCATTGGCCGACAGCAGCTCTCAACATTTTCGCAGATTTCTATCAGGCGGGAAGTCTGGTGTTCGGCGGAGGGCATGTCGTCCTGCCACTACTTCAGCAGACGCTGGGCGAGTACATCGACTCGGACAGTTTCCTGACCGCCTATGCCGCGGCTCAAGCCGTGCCTGGCCCAATGTTTACGCTTGCCGCCTATCTCGGCGCAGAAAGTCTGCCGATATCCCCTCTGAAAGGCGCGCTGATCGCAACTCTGGCCATTTTCTTACCGGGTTTTCTTCTGGTGCTTGCTCTGCACGCTCACTGGAACACCCTGGCAAATAAGACACCTTTTGCCGGAGCAATGCTTGCAGTCAACGCCTCGGTCGTAGGCTTCCTGTTAGCGGCTCTGATTCAGTCCATTGTTCCAGGTGCGCTCTTAAGCGGAGTCGACCTGTTGGCAGCGGCTGTCGGGTTCTACCTGCTAACCGTTCGGAAGATTTCGGTCTTCCTGCTGATTATGCTGTTCTCCGCTTACGGAACGCTTTCCCATCTTATTCAGACAACACTGCCGGAATGA